In a single window of the Danio rerio strain Tuebingen ecotype United States chromosome 20, GRCz12tu, whole genome shotgun sequence genome:
- the si:ch211-241j12.3 gene encoding uncharacterized protein LOC566552 (The RefSeq protein has 2 substitutions compared to this genomic sequence) has protein sequence MTDYKTPIVLDSGSGLMKAGFADQDLPAAVFPTVIGRPKYEEVMNSCVDRELYVGHDAQHMRGVLTLRYPIRHGVVSNWDEMEMLWTHAFQLLSAAPEDHPVLLTEAALNPLQNRQRMVELMFEAFSVPLTFVAVQAVLALYASGRTTGVVLDSGDGVSHSVPVFEGYCLPHAVQRLDLAGADVTLQLQKLLLESGVCLRTSAELEIVREMKERCCFVSVDYEAEMKSSESEIQYTLPDGHTVPLASQRFRAPEILFRPELIGRDHYGLHESVFRSILQSDLDLRRSFVGNILLSGGNTLLSGLAERLQLEVRAMVPLDLSACVRVSSPPDRDFSVWSGGAALASLPEQQSAWISAAEYEEFGPQIVFRKCF, from the exons ATGATGGATTATAAGACTCCGATCGTTCTGGACTCAGGATCTGGCTTGATGAAGGCCGGCTTTGCGGATCAGGACCTTCCAGCTGCGGTGTTCCCTACAGTCATCGGCCGTCCCAAATATGAG GAGGTGATGAACTCGTGTGTGGACCGAGAGCTGTATGTGGGCCATGATGCGCAGCACATGCGTGGCGTCCTGACCCTCAGGTATCCCATCAGGCACGGCGTGGTCAGCAACTGGGATGAGATGGAGATG CTCTGGACTCATGCGTTCCAGCTGCTGTCTGCGGCCCCCGAGGACCACCCGGTTCTGCTGACGGAAGCGGCTCTGAACCCCCTGCAGAACCGCCAGCGCATGGTGGAGCTCATGTTCGAGGCCTTCAGTGTCCCGCTCACCTTTGTGGCGGTTCAGGCTGTGCTGGCGCTCTACGCCTCTGGACGCACCACCG gggtGGTGCTGGACTCAGGTGATGGAGTCAGTCACAGTGTTCCAGTGTTTGAGGGTTACTGTCTGCCTCACGCCGTTCAGCGCCTCGACCTCGCCGGAGCAGACGTCACACTGCAGCTGCAGAAG ctgCTGCTGGAGAGCGGTGTGTGTTTGCGCACCTCTGCAGAGCTGGAGATCGTGCGGGAGATGAAGGAGAGATGCTGCTTTGTGTCTGTGGATTATGAAGCGGAGATGAAGAGCTCAGAGTCAGAGATCCAGTACACACTCCCTGACGGACACACCGTCCCTCTGGCCAGCCAACGCTTCCG ggctccAGAAATCCTCTTCAGGCCGGAGCTCATCGGTCGGGATCATTATGGTCTGCATGAGAGCGTCTTCAGATCCATCCTGCAGTCGGACCTGGACCTGCGCCGCAGCTTTGTGGGAAACATCCTGCTGtcag GTGGGAACACGCTGTTGTCGGGTCTGGCGGAGCGGCTGCAGCTGGAGGTCCGGGCGATGGTTCCTGTGGATCTGAGCGCGTGTGTGCGGGTCTCCAGTCCGCCTGACAGAGATTTCTCAGTGTGGAGCGGCGGAGCGGCGCTGGCCAGCCTGCCCGAGCAGCAGAGCGCCTGGATCAGCGCCGCCGAGTACGAGGAGTTCGGGCCGCAGATCGTCTTCAGGAAGTGCTTCTGA
- the rpf2 gene encoding ribosome production factor 2 homolog (The RefSeq protein has 1 substitution compared to this genomic sequence), with translation MSHTDGIVKAKTRRSKRFLESRESKLKENPKNSMIIKGGNTSSTVSQALKDVYALKKPNAVLYKKKNMVRPFEDSTALEFFSKKSDCSLFLFGSHNKKRPNNLIFGRMFDFHVLDMFELGIENFRSLTDIKMDKCPEGTKPMLVFAGDLFETDREYQRLKSVLTDFFCGPRVSAVRLAGLEHVLHFTALEGKIYMRSYKVLLKKSGCRTPRIELEEIGPSFDFTMRRNHTASDDLYKTAHRQPKGAKPKKKKNISHDAFGTRLGRLHMQKQDLNKLQTRKMKGLRKRRAEHTPDTHAAKTPRTQDDDA, from the exons ATGTCGCACACTGACGGGATTGT gAAAGCGAAGACGCGTCGCTCCAAGCGCTTCCTGGAGAGCCGCGAGTCCAAGCTGAAGGAGAACCCGAAGAACAGCATGATCATCAAGGGAGGAAACACCAGCAGCACTGTCAGCCAGGCACTGAAGGATGTG TACGCCCTGAAGAAGCCCAACGCCGTGCTCTACAAGAA GAAGAATATGGTGCGTCCATTTGAGGACTCCACAGCTCTG GAGTTCTTCTCCAAGAAATCCGACTGTTCCCTGTTTCTGTTCGGCTCACACAACAAGAAGAGGCCCAACAACCTCATATTCG GACGCATGTTTGACTTCCATGTGCTGGACATGTTTGAGCTCGGCATCGAGAACTTCAGGTCCCTCACAGACATCAAG ATGGACAAGTGTCCAGAAGGAACTAAACCCATGCTGGTGTTTGCGGGAGATCTGTTTGAGACAGACCGAGAGTATCAGCGCTTGAAGAGTGTGCTgacag atTTCTTCTGTGGGCCGAGAGTGTCAGCGGTGCGTCTGGCTGGACTGGAGCATGTGCTGCACTTCACTGCACTGGAGGGAAAGATCTACATGCGCAGCTACAA AGTGCTGCTGAAGAAGTCCGGCTGCCGGACCCCCAGGATTGAGCTGGAGGAGATCGGGCCCTCATTCGACTTCTCCATGAGGAGGAACCACACCGCCTCTGACGACCTGTACAAGACGGCACACAGACAGCCTAAAGGAgccaag cccaagaagaagaagaacatttCCCATGATGCCTTTGGCACCAGGCTGGGCCGGCTGCACATGCAGAAGCAGGACCTGAACAAGCTGCAGACGCGCAAGATGAAGGGCCTGAGGAAGAGGAGAGCGGAGCACACACCCGACACACACGCCGCCAAAACACCACGAACACAGGACGACGacgcatga